The Anaerolineae bacterium region CGCGGCGAGGAAGAAGAGGGAAGCGACATTGACATACTGGTCACGTTCGAGCGCCCATTGCGCAAGCCTCTGGGGTTTCGCCTAGCGGGGATAGAACAGGAACTGGGAGAGCGCCTCGGGCGTCGCGTGGATCTCATATCTGAGGAGGCCCTCAGTCCCTACATACGCCCGTACGTTGAAGAGGAAGAAGTAGTGCTCTATGAAGAAGCGAGTTGACGCCGTCTATCTGCATCACATGCTCGACGCTGCCCGCGAGATAGACTCCTTCCTCGCCGGCGTATCTGAAGCGCTGTTCTACCAGAACAGGATGCTACAGAGCGCCGTTGCCCACCAGTTGCAGGTCATTGGTGAAGCCGCCCGGCAGGTGTCAAGGGAG contains the following coding sequences:
- a CDS encoding nucleotidyltransferase family protein yields the protein MLDFDRIRDEVLELLGPYGVRRIAVFGSVARGEEEEGSDIDILVTFERPLRKPLGFRLAGIEQELGERLGRRVDLISEEALSPYIRPYVEEEEVVLYEEAS